Proteins encoded by one window of Rouxiella chamberiensis:
- the pflA gene encoding pyruvate formate lyase 1-activating protein, translated as MSIQGRIHSYESCGTVDGPGIRFIAFFQGCLMRCMYCHNRDTWDTHGGKEIYVEDLMKEVVSYRHFMNASGGGVTASGGEAVLQAEFVRDWFRACHAEGIHTCLDTNGFVRRYDSVIDELIDVTDLVMLDLKQMNDEIHQKLVGVSNHRTLDFAHYLAERGTRTWIRYVVVPGWSDDDDSVQRLGEFTREMKNIEKIELLPYHELGKHKWTAMGEAYGLEGVSPPSKEIMERVKKILEQYGHQVVY; from the coding sequence ATGTCAATCCAAGGTCGCATTCACTCCTACGAATCCTGCGGGACCGTCGACGGTCCCGGCATACGCTTTATCGCCTTCTTTCAGGGTTGCCTGATGCGCTGCATGTATTGCCACAACCGCGATACGTGGGACACCCACGGCGGTAAAGAGATTTACGTAGAAGACTTGATGAAAGAGGTGGTGAGCTATCGCCATTTCATGAACGCATCGGGCGGCGGCGTCACGGCTTCCGGCGGTGAGGCCGTATTACAGGCCGAATTTGTGCGCGACTGGTTCCGCGCCTGCCACGCCGAAGGCATCCATACCTGTCTCGACACCAACGGTTTCGTTCGTCGCTACGATTCGGTGATCGACGAACTGATTGATGTCACCGATCTCGTGATGCTCGATTTGAAACAGATGAACGACGAGATCCACCAGAAGCTGGTGGGCGTATCGAATCATCGCACGCTGGATTTCGCCCATTATCTTGCCGAACGCGGCACACGCACCTGGATCCGCTATGTGGTGGTGCCCGGCTGGTCAGACGATGACGACTCCGTTCAGCGTCTCGGCGAATTTACCCGCGAGATGAAAAATATCGAGAAGATAGAACTGCTGCCCTATCACGAACTGGGCAAACATAAATGGACGGCGATGGGCGAAGCGTACGGGCTGGAGGGCGTGAGTCCGCCGAGCAAAGAGATCATGGAGAGGGTCAAAAAGATTCTGGAACAGTACGGGCATCAGGTCGTTTACTAA
- the lolA gene encoding outer membrane lipoprotein chaperone LolA gives MKKLLAVSCLLTAFISGSVLADASSDLKTRLGKLNTFHASFTQTVTGDDGSNIQQGEGQLWVKRPNLFNWHMTTPDESILVSDGKTLWFYNPFVEQVTATWLKNATGNTPFMLITRNDSSDWAKYNVTQKGDDFNLTPKSATGNLKQFAITVTPSGTIKSFTAVEQDGQRSAYALKGEQNAAVDDAKFKFTPPQGVTLDDQRQ, from the coding sequence ATGAAAAAATTATTAGCTGTAAGCTGTTTGTTGACCGCATTTATTTCAGGATCTGTACTGGCCGATGCCAGCAGCGATTTAAAAACCCGCCTCGGCAAGCTGAATACTTTCCATGCCAGCTTCACCCAGACGGTAACCGGTGATGACGGCTCCAACATCCAGCAGGGCGAAGGCCAGCTGTGGGTGAAACGTCCGAACCTGTTCAACTGGCATATGACCACGCCGGATGAAAGCATTCTGGTCTCCGACGGCAAGACGCTGTGGTTCTATAATCCGTTTGTCGAGCAGGTGACGGCAACCTGGCTGAAAAATGCCACGGGCAACACGCCATTTATGCTGATTACCCGCAACGACAGCAGCGACTGGGCAAAATACAACGTGACCCAGAAAGGCGACGATTTTAATCTGACCCCGAAATCGGCGACCGGCAATCTCAAGCAGTTTGCGATTACCGTGACGCCATCCGGCACCATCAAGAGCTTTACTGCCGTTGAGCAGGACGGTCAGCGCAGCGCCTACGCGCTGAAAGGCGAGCAGAATGCTGCCGTTGATGATGCCAAATTCAAATTCACCCCGCCGCAGGGGGTTACGCTGGACGACCAGCGTCAGTGA
- the serS gene encoding serine--tRNA ligase, with the protein MLDPNLLRNELDAVAEKLARRGFKLDVETLRAQEERRKVLQVETENLQAERNARSKSIGAAKARGEDIDALRQEVNELGDKLSAAKAELETLLDEMNKVTQALPNLPDDCVPVGKDDSENLEVSRWGEPRQFDFDVRDHVSLGELAGGLDFAAGVKLTGARFVVMQGQIARMHRALSQFMIDLHTEQHGYIETAVPYLVNHDSLFGTGQLPKFGEDLFHTKPLGEEAGSSNYALIPTAEVPLTNLARDEILEEESLPLKLTAHTPCFRSEAGSYGRDTRGLIRMHQFDKVEMVQIVRPEDSMQALEELTGHAEKVLQLLNLPYRKMLLCTGDMGAGSCKTYDLEVWLPAQNTYREISSCSNMWDFQARRMQARTRAKNEKKPRLVHTLNGSGLAVGRTLVAVLENYQLADGRIEVPEVLRPYMRGLEVIG; encoded by the coding sequence ATGCTCGATCCCAATCTGCTGCGTAATGAGCTAGACGCAGTTGCAGAAAAACTCGCTCGCAGAGGCTTTAAACTCGATGTAGAAACATTGCGCGCTCAAGAAGAACGTCGCAAGGTGCTGCAGGTTGAAACGGAAAATCTTCAGGCTGAAAGGAATGCACGATCGAAATCGATCGGTGCGGCCAAGGCGCGTGGTGAAGACATCGATGCCCTGCGTCAGGAAGTCAATGAGCTGGGTGACAAGTTGAGCGCGGCCAAGGCCGAGCTGGAAACGCTGCTGGACGAGATGAATAAAGTCACTCAGGCGCTGCCAAACCTGCCTGATGATTGCGTTCCTGTTGGTAAAGACGATAGCGAAAACCTGGAAGTCAGCCGCTGGGGCGAGCCACGTCAGTTCGATTTCGACGTTCGCGATCACGTGTCGCTTGGCGAGCTGGCGGGTGGCCTCGATTTTGCGGCCGGTGTCAAACTGACCGGCGCACGTTTCGTGGTAATGCAGGGTCAGATTGCCCGTATGCACCGCGCGCTGTCGCAGTTCATGATTGATCTGCACACTGAACAGCATGGCTACATTGAAACGGCCGTGCCTTATCTGGTCAACCACGACTCGCTGTTTGGTACCGGTCAGCTGCCGAAGTTTGGCGAAGACCTGTTCCACACCAAACCGCTCGGCGAAGAAGCGGGCAGCAGCAACTATGCGCTGATCCCGACCGCCGAAGTGCCACTGACCAACCTCGCGCGCGACGAAATTCTTGAAGAAGAGTCTCTGCCGCTGAAGCTGACCGCCCATACGCCGTGCTTCCGTTCCGAAGCGGGTTCCTATGGTCGTGATACCCGTGGTCTTATTCGTATGCACCAGTTCGACAAGGTCGAGATGGTTCAGATAGTGCGCCCTGAAGATTCCATGCAGGCGCTCGAAGAGTTGACCGGTCATGCCGAAAAAGTGCTGCAATTGCTGAACCTGCCGTATCGCAAAATGTTGCTGTGTACCGGCGACATGGGCGCGGGTTCGTGCAAGACCTATGATCTCGAAGTGTGGCTGCCGGCGCAGAACACGTACCGCGAAATCTCTTCCTGTTCAAACATGTGGGATTTCCAGGCGCGTCGCATGCAGGCGCGTACCCGTGCCAAAAACGAGAAGAAACCGCGTCTGGTGCATACCCTGAACGGTTCCGGTCTGGCAGTAGGTCGTACGCTGGTTGCCGTGCTGGAAAACTACCAGCTGGCCGACGGCCGTATCGAAGTACCTGAGGTGCTGCGCCCTTATATGCGCGGACTTGAAGTTATCGGTTAA
- a CDS encoding MFS transporter — MSAYSRPVLLLLCGLLLLTVSIAVLSTLVPLWLTHETLPTWKVGLVSSSYYTGNLLGTLIAGRLIKRLGFNLSYQLSCILFAVATAGLTFSMNFFGWVGWRFMAGIGCALIWVVVESALLRSGTVKNRGQLLAAYMMVYYIGTVAGQLLLGKVSTEIYNVIPWVTGLIVVAMLPLLFAHIANQDSELPTPAIWPMLKRRNARLGINGCVISGIVLGSLYGLMPLFLSHRGLSDADVGYWMALLISSGIIGQWPVGRLADRYGRLMVLRVQVFVVILGCLAMLGGYAMAPALFVLGCAGFTLYPVAMSWACEKVSADELVGMNQALLMSYTIGSLAGPSMTAMLMQNYSDGVLFVMIAGVALVYLLMLLRKTDQQTTPFAAV, encoded by the coding sequence ATGTCCGCTTATTCTCGCCCGGTGCTATTGCTGCTCTGTGGCCTTTTACTGTTGACCGTTTCCATTGCGGTTTTGAGCACCCTGGTTCCCTTGTGGTTGACCCACGAAACGCTGCCAACCTGGAAAGTAGGACTGGTAAGTTCTTCATATTATACGGGTAACCTGCTTGGCACGCTGATTGCCGGTCGCCTTATCAAACGTCTCGGCTTTAATCTCAGCTATCAGCTTTCCTGTATTCTGTTTGCCGTTGCCACCGCCGGTTTAACGTTCTCGATGAACTTCTTCGGCTGGGTCGGCTGGCGCTTTATGGCCGGTATCGGCTGCGCGCTTATCTGGGTCGTGGTCGAAAGCGCGTTGCTGCGCAGCGGCACGGTCAAAAATCGTGGTCAACTGCTCGCCGCCTACATGATGGTGTATTACATCGGCACCGTCGCGGGGCAGCTCCTGCTCGGCAAGGTTTCTACCGAGATTTACAATGTTATTCCGTGGGTTACCGGGTTAATCGTGGTCGCCATGCTGCCGCTGTTGTTTGCGCACATTGCCAATCAGGACAGCGAACTGCCTACGCCTGCCATCTGGCCGATGCTCAAGCGCCGCAATGCGCGGCTTGGCATCAACGGCTGTGTGATTTCGGGTATCGTTCTGGGTTCGCTGTATGGCCTGATGCCGTTGTTCCTGTCACACCGCGGTCTGAGCGATGCCGACGTCGGTTACTGGATGGCGCTGCTGATAAGCTCCGGCATTATCGGTCAGTGGCCGGTCGGACGTCTCGCCGATCGTTACGGTCGTCTGATGGTGCTGCGTGTGCAGGTCTTTGTGGTCATCCTGGGGTGTCTGGCGATGCTCGGTGGTTACGCGATGGCACCGGCCCTGTTTGTGCTCGGCTGTGCAGGCTTTACACTGTATCCGGTGGCCATGTCCTGGGCCTGTGAAAAGGTGAGTGCGGATGAACTGGTCGGCATGAATCAGGCGTTGCTGATGAGTTACACGATTGGCAGTCTTGCGGGTCCGTCGATGACCGCGATGCTGATGCAGAACTACTCTGACGGCGTATTGTTTGTGATGATTGCCGGTGTCGCGCTGGTCTATCTGCTGATGCTGCTGCGCAAGACCGATCAGCAGACCACGCCTTTCGCGGCCGTTTGA